The genomic stretch ATCAACGAGCATTCGGCGTTCGAAGTCAACGCGAACGCGAACTACACGCTGACGAAGGGGTTGACGGTCGGCCTCTACGGCGCCTACGCCTTCCTGAGCGATTGGGAAGATTACAGCTCGGGCACCGCCGACCTGACGAAGGACGCGGACGACATCTACAGGGCGTACGCCCGCCTGAACTACTCGTTCTAAAGGTTTTCGACGGAACGGTAGCGGTACGAAAAAGCCCCCGGGGGAAACCCCGGGGGCTTTCCTTTTCGGGTGGAATCCCCTATATTCGTACGTTCGTTCGATAGCGACGGAGGAGCGGAACGCGTGTTCGAGAACCTGTCGGAAAAGTTCCAGGGCGTCCTCAAAAAACTGCGCGGGCACGGGCGCATCTCCGAGGGGAACGTCGAGGGGGCGCTGAACGAGGTCCGCCTCGCGTTGCTCGAAGCCGACGTCAACTACAAGGTCGTGAAGGATTTCGTCGCGGCGGTGAAGGAGAAGGCGCTGGGGGCCGAGGTCCTCGCCTCCCTTTCCCCCGACCAGCACTTCATCAAGATCGTCCACGAAGAGATGACCCGGATGATGGGGGCGCAGGCGCAGGAGCTGAACCTCGCCCGCAAGCCGCCCGTCCCGATCATGCTGGTGGGCCTGCAAGGCTCGGGGAAGACGACCACGTGCGGAAAACTCGCTCTGTATCTCCAGAAGAGGAAGCGGACCCCGTTCCTGGTCCCCGCCGACGTCTACCGCCCGGCGGCGATCGAGCAACTGAAGGTCCTCGGGCGGCAGCTCGAGATCCCGGTCTTCGACTCCAGGGCCGATGCCGACCCGGTCGATATCTGCCGGGAGGCGTTGAACTACGCCACGCTTTCCGGCTACGACACGGTCCTCCTCGACACGGCGGGGCGCCTTCACGTCGATGCGCCGCTGATGGAGGAGCTCTCCCGGATCAAGGCGGCGGTCGACCCCGGGGAGATCCTCCTGGTGGCCGACGCGATGACCGGCCAGGACGCCGTGAACGTGGCGAAGGCGTTCCACGAGAAGCTCACGCTCACCGGCGTGGTGCTGACGAAGGCGGACGGCGACGCCCGCGGCGGGGCGGCCCTCTCGATCCGGGCGGTGACCGGGGCCCCGGTGAAGTTCGTCGGGACGGGGGAGAAGCTCGACGC from Deltaproteobacteria bacterium CG2_30_66_27 encodes the following:
- a CDS encoding signal recognition particle protein — translated: MFENLSEKFQGVLKKLRGHGRISEGNVEGALNEVRLALLEADVNYKVVKDFVAAVKEKALGAEVLASLSPDQHFIKIVHEEMTRMMGAQAQELNLARKPPVPIMLVGLQGSGKTTTCGKLALYLQKRKRTPFLVPADVYRPAAIEQLKVLGRQLEIPVFDSRADADPVDICREALNYATLSGYDTVLLDTAGRLHVDAPLMEELSRIKAAVDPGEILLVADAMTGQDAVNVAKAFHEKLTLTGVVLTKADGDARGGAALSIRAVTGAPVKFVGTGEKLDALEPFHPERMASRILGMGDILTFVEKAQDQVDEKQAKELERKLRKNEFTLEDFRDQLLRLKKMGSMEEILGMIPGLGAKAKELKGMAPDEGELKRVVAIIDSMTAQERRNARLLNGSRRKRIAAGSGTTVQDVNRLMKNFQQAEAMIRRMTKGGMRGMGRTPPFSR